From one Lotus japonicus ecotype B-129 chromosome 3, LjGifu_v1.2 genomic stretch:
- the LOC130748536 gene encoding uncharacterized protein LOC130748536 translates to MLVGCSRFLSRVHWVLKFTNTYVASRPTHYCFQRQSDYHCLSCDFIMGGSGRKKRICIDDLGKEQKLMTSIWRPVSTKASSSQESLMKDSTIESGDGGQIQEVGSNTSTTMGETTEPATSSSPLQENIENKMRDSSLSAEKHSVSVKVGAPLFRFIKGKGGYTQKRIEDEMKVKIIFPSSKEEEFVTVEGISIDGVASASEKIQEIIDEAVRSRNLDYSHFVSLPLAIYPELVDKLFDFQHSILGDGDSCIDENLDTDSNEDEDTTVVEEADQLSKKNADVAVELKVADDSESVKVNLTNIPLVSYAPKASKSSAPSDLGIDKSIFIKPKTFHLTVLMLKLWNKDRVKTATEIVQNISSKVIEALDNRPVSIRLKGLECMKGSMAKARVLYAPVEEIGCEGRLFRACQVIIDAYVEAGLVLENDANQRLKFHATVMNSRHRKRAKQKRNVDSFDARGIFKQYGSEDWGEYLIREAHLSQRFSFDEKGYYHCCASIPFPENMQVE, encoded by the exons ATGCTGGTAGGTTGCAGCAGGTTTCTCTCCAG AGTACACTGGGTTCTCAAATTTACCAATACATATGTTGCATCAAGGCCTACACACTATTGTTTTCAG AGACAGAGCGATTATCATTGTTTAAGCTGTGATTTTATCATGGGTGGTAGTGGTAGAAAAAAGAGAATATGCATTGATGACCTTGGCAAGGAACAGAAACTAATGACTTCTATCTGGAGACCAGTTTCCACTAAAGCCAGTTCCTCTCAAG AAAGCTTGATGAAGGATTCAACAATTGAGTCAGGAGATGGAGGTCAAATTCAAGAAGTGGGTAGTAACACATCTACAACTATGGGTGAAACTACTGAACCAGCTACTAGTTCTAGTCCACTGCAGGAGAATATTGAAAACAAAATGCGAGACTCATCTCTCTCCGCTGAAAAACATTCAGTATCTGTGAAG GTTGGTGCTCCTCTATTTCGTTTTATTAAAGGAAAAGG GGGATACACACAGAAAAGGATAGAAGACGAGATGAAGGTTAAGATAATATTTCCTTCTTCAAAAGAAGAGGAATTCGTCA CTGTTGAAGGCATTTCAATTGATGGTGTGGCTTCAGCTTCAGAGAAGATACAGGAAATAATTGATGAG GCTGTTAGGAGTCGAAATCTTGATTATTCACACTTCGTGTCCCTTCCACTAGCCATCTATCCTGAGTTAGTCGATAAACTATTTGATTTTCAACACTCTATTTTGGGAGATGGTGATTCTTGCATAGATGAGAATCTTGATACTGACTCCAATGAGGATGAGGACACTACTGTTGTCGAAGAAGCGGACCAGTTGTCAAAGAAAAATGCTGATGTTGCAGTTGAGCTTAAAGTCGCTGATGACAGTGAATCAGTTAAAGTTAATCTTACTAACATACCACTTGTCAGTTATGCACCTAAAGCATCAAAGTCATCTGCTCCTTCTG ACTTGGGAATTGACAAATCTATATTCATCAAGCCTAAAACATTTCACCTTACAGTACTGATGCTGAAGCTTTGGAACAAAGATAGAGTTAAGACAGCTACTGAGAT TGTGCAGAATATTTCCTCTAAAGTCATTGAAGCCTTGGATAATCGGCCTGTCTCCATAAGATTAAAAGGACTG GAGTGCATGAAAGGTTCTATGGCTAAAGCCCGTGTTCTATATGCTCCTGTGGAAGAAATTGGTTGCGAGGGTCGTCTTTTTCGTGCTTGTC AAGTCATAATTGATGCATATGTTGAAGCTGGGCTTGTCTTAGAGAATGATGCTAACCAGAGACTGAAG TTTCACGCCACCGTGATGAATTCAAGGCATAGGAAAAG GGCAAAGCAGAAAAGGAATGTAGACTCTTTTGATGCACGGGGCATATTCAAGCAGTATGGATCAGAGGACTGGGGGGAGTATCTTATTCGTGAAGCTCATCTGTCGCAGAGATTTTCATTTGATGAAAAGGGATACTATCATTGCTGTGCTTCAATACCTTTTCCTGAAAATATGCAGGTAGAGTAA